Below is a window of Bombus pyrosoma isolate SC7728 linkage group LG14, ASM1482585v1, whole genome shotgun sequence DNA.
CGCTGCGCAACCATAGAAGAGAGAATTTTTGGTGAATCGTAGGACCAGGAATTTTCGTATTTCGGGATAAGTTGATGATCgaattgttggaaatattaaatattaaaatatcagcCGTCAGTTTATCTACCATACATGCCAGTGGTGGAGACTTAGCACAGTGTAGTTTAGCGCCCCGGTGGATTTGCGGTTTAATTTGATGATCTACCGCGTATGGATGTTAAAATTTAGTCGAGTAGATCTATTTTTACATTAGGTTTCCACCGGTTTGATAATAATCACGTTGATAGgagatatgtatgtataggAGAAATTGTTATTAGTTAAATTTATCGTATAGCTAGTGTGTGATAGTAGTAGTTTTGCAATTGCtgctaataattaatttagtaaACGGAAATTCGTTTGCAAAACTGTGCGAAAGATGGTGCACATATTTCGAACTATGTTCGCGTTTAATTTTGTTGCTAGTTTCGAGGTTAGCTGacggaaaatgaaattcgaacgaGAATTTGCATCTATCGAGTAATGTAGAATTTGTTAATCTTTATATGAGCATTTCCTGGATCAAAAAGAAAGTGGGAAGAGAGCCGAAAGTCTAATTTGAGGGACGCGATTATAAAAGTTCACAAATTAATCTTTTTGATTAGTttctttacgaaataaaaatttgatcgataCGTGGACATGCTATGACCATCTAGCGGCAGAGAATGAAGTAACTTCCTCAtgacgaaattaaaagatcaaACTTCTCTCGCAAGCctaatttttgaattatttaggaattaaatagaaactttaactttgtaattaattaattatataaatgtaattaatgcAGGGTCCTATGGATATAATGGAGCCATCTGGCAGCGAATCAGTGAACACTAACCGGTAGTAAAAGTATCAGTAGTTCATCACAGATGGCGCGACCAAATTATTTTagttgattatatttatttatgtatgtatgcatatgtcgaagatgaaaggacatcggggcctctcttttggaatgtttgggAAAACTCCAATACCCTAGTCCAGACTTTTACTATAGCTAcacttaagtaataaaattgagaaatagCTGTAATGTTCTAATCCGATTATGGGTGCTCAAGGTTTATAacgatgggcttgggctcgaagtgacataacgagtcaccgaacgtagccatggtctccttaaaaacaaagattgacccgagaggtAGGGAGAGGACTATACaagggcagttccatttgAACTGCGAATTAGTTATTGCGTTAGTTATTGAGTTAGTGATTGAGAGAGTTATTGAGAGAAGTACGACTTGTACGTTGAGCCACACCCGGATCGTGTATCACATCGGATTCGTcttcccgttgaccgtggattcgtatcgaacctaaattcattgccATTGAcatctcgtttgtccgattgcCGTTATTACCTGTAACCTCTTGTAATCATCACATCAGTACCAATAACGATCGGCTAGAATACATAACCCCGATGGTCAATTCGAGTGAAGATTCGTCGAATGCCCAATATTCCAACgttaacccgacatatatatatatatatagataagcataatacgaaaagtattttattataaagtaccattgaatttttcaactatatttctcgaaaacgttaatcaatatacatacatatttataaaaaaattacactattaatgttgaaatattttcataagtcactgtatgtataataatgtataatatatacgtacatatgtatatacgtatttgcTTGACATTCTATCTGCGAAATACGATACGTTCGGAGATAAATACACTTCCAACAATTGTTGATTCAAACGCGGTCGATTTGCCGCCAGTCGAAACATCCCCACCCCAGTACGAAAGTTGTTGGGCGAAACTGCGGGTTGCGGGGGAGTCGATCGTGGAAGCTTGTTGCGTGAAGACGTACGAATTGACATTTCTGATACGTATCCTGTCAATTGCGTGTTACAGATTCGTACTGCTATCCTGCTATCTTCAAATACTACTACGAGACATCAggtttgttttattatatacgtttattattataacaaaatcaaGTATTCTTTTGggttccttttattttttccttgaTCGTACGTCGACTGTTACTTATCGATAGTTTGTACTTTTTGCGTCTGAATTAGATTTCATATTcgatcgttatttctttttaatgtatttGATTCTAGTTTTGTGTATTTATCTTAAATCATTTGTCTTCTTTTGTACAGGTTGTTGGTTAATGATGTGGTTGGCACGAAAGGAATATAAATTCGGAATATGGACGAAATGTGCAACGAAATATAGAACGACATATCGACGAAACATAACATAGATGAAAATATGGCGATTCTCGATTAATTTGATGGCTTCCGGTGATTTGGTAATATTTCACTCATTTTAATGAAAGCAATCACGTTTGTATTGTCTTTTCATTGAAtcactaaaaatatttagtgtacaattatttttttcgtgatacatgtatgatatatataatggaataattaacaatttcatacttttttgAGAGTATGAAGATTTTTAAGATGCAAGACAGGAAAGTTTTAGGATGCAGAAAAGATTATACAAATCGCATTGCTAgatcgaataatttctttgttataaatgaattataagaattatttcattgtttctaCCTATATAttccaaaatatatttgtaaataattaaacacagaagattttcatatttacagTAAATGTGTTGAATTTTGCTGCATTTCCCGCACAATTTTTTACCGTGCCAATATCGGACTTTCTCAATCTTATGAAAATCAggttttcattattttacaCTTTTCAAGTAATCAATACCGtctttaaaaacaaattataatattctacgcTTTGTTACAGGTTTCTTCCAGCCTTCACTTGTTCTATCGAAATCGACGATCTCGAATTGAGATTCCGGCTTGATCACGACTTCCTTCAGGATACAATATCGATGATAACGTTCTTCGCATTTAATGGTGAGTCGCATGCATTTCTCTTCCTCCGGTCACTCAATCATGTCGTAAGATGAATGGTCCGAATCGACACGGCTGATTGGTTGTACATGTAGAATTTTTGACGAGCATAGTGACCCCGGGTATTTATTATACCCGTGAGTAGTAACATTTTCTggtctatattttatttattaattcaggATAGGTTTTCTTGCACAACgcgttttaatatattattttataattattatattattagatataattagtatatatatatacatatcattgaaaattacacaatatattcaatacaattatttataaaattaaattaaattactatatatttataaagtcCAAATATCCATATGAACATATATATGAGtattgaaataaacgataaaatgaCATCGTTTAAGTATTTTGTAGTGAAGAAGTGTGATACCCTCAGACTTCGTtaatatggaaatttaattataattaaagttattataatGCTGATGAAGATTAtaaatactatttattttaatcttttactCAACGATGGCATGGAATGGTTATGACGGATATTACCAATTTCACGTGCAAGAAAACACTTCGCGACAGGCTGATTCCAGAATCAAAACGAgttttaaacttttttttctgtttttaaaaatgtgtTTTGATATCGCCtgagaatatttcgaataatagaGTTCATTTAGAGTCcattgttatttattgatataaatattatttgcattgaatcttaatttatgtttaataaatatgtacatttttcattaatttccttCATTCTAGCAtaatagtttaatttttcattaaaatactaAAGTAAAATACAGCAtagaattgttaaaatttgaagTGAAATTAGATTGCaaaatcgaagaatattaGCCCGTTAgatacgaaatataataaataagctaatcatatttttagcaTAGGATTTTCAGGTTTAACCCATTCCATGTTCATTGTCAGAATCTCACTCACGTGCCCAGGTGCGTCTTGGGTGAGAAGAAGGCAATGGGCATGATGATTACTCTATAAGCCTAACAATGTTTTCAGCGACTGACATTGCGTTAGCGTATCGTGCACGACGTATTTTCTACCGAGTGTGTATGTGGTTAGGCTGTGGAAGTGCGTCGtttttgctatttattataatcttgaAATAGTTATGGATTCGGAAATATGAATTCAATTACCATTGGAAATAACAGTGTTAATAAATAGGTACAAtggattataaataataatattactaatctCAGTATTAAACTGCAGTGATAATTACATTGATTAAAATACGATGATCTGTTCTagtcaaattatttctttagatgatatacatatacatgattatgtacaattatgagtatttaattaaaatttaaatttaaatatacttggataattaaagttgaaatatacagaatatttttacgcAATGATCGCTAGCCATCGTCagtcgatttcaggaaaatggTACGTACATTAGAGTGTGAAAGTTGTATGCCAAACTCGGGTGTCGGAGGCGTCCCGGGACGTCTTTCTAGAGCCTGCGCTCTTGCGCCCGAGTTATGTGTGAGAACCGTGGAGTGAGTGTGTTGGTGTGTTGTCTGTtttgctattttttaaatataggaCTAGGTAGGATAGGTAGCATACTTTCTGGTGTGaatgttaattataagtaGGTAGGGCCAGGCAGGTTGGCACAGTCTCTGGTCGGGTAGGCGCGTTTTAGTGTGTCCAACCTGTTCCAggaaatttgatttgaaaaatcgacggCGAAGCTGGCATCACGAATGGAGCATACTATTTGTCTTAAGCCTTGcctatcgatttttcgaatatcgCGGTCGTGGTCGCGAGTACGGAATAGGTTCCGAAACGAACATTTATTGCTCGAGCACGCACATACGAACGGACAGCGATCGTTATGATCGTTACTCGTCCATGTGCACGGGGAATAGCATCCGCggtttatctttttatttcacctttataagttattttttattttgcgattaGAAAGAGGGCATTGCgcccgaagaaagaagaggctatAAGCCGAAGAGGCCCGGCAAACTGCCATTCAAGAGGGCAACTACTAATGGCTCTGCATCCTCTGGGTCATCCATAGCATGGAAAGTCATTCTCGTTACTACTTTGTCACTATGCTCAATTTTAGTCTTTATGGTAGTAGTGgtagttcttttttttttctttttggccGATGTATATATCGGTCCATCATCACATTGGGCAAATCGTGGTTTTTCTTATTAGTGTCGCGAGAGATTAATTACGGGTTGAATTAGAGTTGCGAAATAATATTGCGGCTTTCATTAGTGTAGCGAGAAAATGAATACGGTTTGAATTAGAGttgcgataaaatgataatcgcGTTTGCTTTAGAGTTACGAATTACGATATCGTGATtgtcttttgcaatttttattatgaattttcagaatttctgACAGAGTAATACGTATTAGAGTATTCCTTGTTTCCTTTAGAATTTTTCCgtcatttaaaattagatttagaAGTATTaacgtttgattaattttgtaaCTCTCACATATTTCGGGTCGCATGACCTCTCCCTACCATTTTCGTATCGCATGCAAAGTTACTATTTCAGTTTAATATTggtttaaattaaaactatAATCTTGTAcaaaactataaataaaatataaaacaggaTATCCAATAGttgcaatgaaatataattctattttgcTACAATACTTCAGAAAACATCACACACtctcaaaataataaattactgtaTGGCGCAGTACtgtaataagaattaaataaatcgtttaatcagttcgaaataaaattgcaatttcatatatctgaaacaaaaaatgtgcATTTCTAAATCTTTCCAATTCTCATCTTTGTATGCTCAAaccaattattaattatatactatCATATATAAGTAATCTGATTAACCATCAGAAACTCGCAATACAATCTATCGATGAAACTGTTTCcataatttatcgataacgaACAGACGGCGTACCTCGATGTCCCACGTGTACCTCGATATCCCACGACACCCCAAGATGTCCCACGACATCATACGATGTCCTTACAATATCCCAATCTGTCCCACTGTAAATTCTCTTCGTGGCTTTTCGTGTACCAAACTGTACCAACGACGTCCCATGTTGCAGTCTAGTCTAGATCACCCAAAATTCTCTTGGAGGCTTTTGGTGATCCAAACTGAACTGGTgcgtagttcttagcttggtatcgttttccaaagatcAATCAACTgattaaattttggaaaacgatgccaattaccgggtctcaccacgaggaggtgactacgcaagAGACCCGCCCATGAGTTATTCAACATTATGCATCGGTCTCGACATTCAACCTATTGGCAAGAATGTCGAGTTCTGACTCTATTTGGTNNNNNNNNNNNNNNNNNNNNNNNNNNNNNNNNNNNNNNNNNNNNNNNNNNNNNNNNNNNNNNNNNNNNNNNNNNNNNNNNNNNNNNNNNNNNNNNNNNNNNNNNNNNNNNNNNNNNNNNNNNNNNNNNNNNNNNNNNNNNNNNNNNNNNNNNNNNNNNNNNNNNNNNNNNNNNNNNNNNNNNNNNNNNNNNNNNNNNNNNNNNNNNNNNNNNNNNNNNNNNNNNNNNNNNNNNNNNNNNNNNNNNNNNNNNNNNNNNNNNNNNNNNNNNNNNNNNNNNNNNNNNNNNNNNNNNNNNNNNNNNNNNNNNNNNNNNNNNNNNNNNNNNNNNNNNNNNNNNNNNNNNNNNNNNNNNNNNNNNNNNNNNNNNNNNNNNNNNNNNNNNNNNNNNNNNNNNNNNNNNNNNNNNNNNNNNNNNNNNNNNNNNNNNNNNNNNNNNNNNNNNNNNNNNNNNNNNNNNNNNNNNNNNNNNNNNNNNNNNNNNNNNNNNNNNNNNNNNNNNCCACAAGCGAAATACACACAGAACCCACAAGCGAAATACACACAGAACCCACAAGCGAAATACACACAGAACCCACAAGCGAATTACACCAACCATCCACAAGCGAAATACAGCCACAATCCACGCGCGAAATACACACAGAACCCACAAGCGAAATACACCCAGAACCCACAAGCGAAATACATCCAGAACCCACAACAGAAATACACCCAGAGCACACAAGAGAAATATACCCACGATCCAGGAGAGAATTACACCACCTAAATATAGTCACTAAATATACTTGGTCAACCAAGCTGCGAGAAATACTACAACCAAGCAACAGGAACGCTTTGTTAATCATGTTTTGCTTGATCATGGCACAACAATTCAGCGGAAACTTCATCACTATGCAGTATCTAAATGTGTTGTTTAGCAAAATAAAGGTGGGTATCGGACCAAACGTAGCGACGCTGATGGTCCTGGCTGTCGGCCTTATAACTAGCAGTTTAATCAGCTTAATAGTGGAATGTCTTAAAAGAAGAGAACTTTTGATTCTGTCTGGGTTCGGAACGTATTTGACATTGTTCTTTTTAGGAATTTACCTTTTCTTAGATGAACATGAATTTGACGTTTCCAACGCCTCTATTATACCAGTTATCGACctaattatatatcaaataatgtATCAAATTGGCTTAGGTACGTTACCCAATGTTTTCCTATGCGAGTTATTTCCTGCGGAACTAAAAGGCATTGTTGGTGCCATCATTGTGATTTTCGATGGTATAATTGGTATTATCATGCCGAAACTGTATCAAGATGTTACCGATACTGATGGCTTGTTTGCGATTTACATTGTCTTCGCGGCAGTAAGCAGTTCGGCATTGCTGATGCTGTTCATATTGGTAccagaaacgaaaggaaaaacatATCGCGAGATTGAAGCGCTTCTACTTGATACATATTTGAGTTCATAGAATGAAGAAGTTAGGACCGATGAAATGCATATTCGTAGAATATGACAGGAGAAATTGCACCGTACGTCCGTGGCTCGGTGTCTACTTACtcggaatattttatttcccatttttattagtataacgataaagatctacaattttatcacgATATGCAAGTTTTGTAGTAACGtagttttattcgtttgtacgtgtaattttagaaatatgtcTAACAAAGATGATGGTCGTTTACAAACATATGCATCGTATAAATTGATTCGCACTCAAGTTAGAGAAATACATGTTCTCAAACTAAACTTTTTATCCATTTCATAACacgaaaaatgtaacaatatcAATTAACTGGAGATAATTGAACAACAGTTtgtaaaagtaagaaaagtaatatattacagAATGACAAGGTGACATAATACTGACAAGAACAACTTTTTATATCTCAGCTGTTATCTATGCTGTTATTTCttgtatgaaatatgtagCATATGTATATCACATGTACATATGTTAATATTGTTACAATAAACAGCAAGTATGCTGAAAAAGTCAGTACTTATgctaaaaataatgtaatataattaacataatacATTGGTAATAAGTacttatattacattatcttTCTCACTGATAAGCATATGTGTttacacatataaatatatatgtgttatACACTGTCTTGTCGGCgttatattatagttattagGCAAAAATCTTTGAATATGTTAGTTCGATTATTATAGTAATTACTGTAGCATAACACAGTCATAAATATCTAGCCTCGTCTAGCGGGAATTTTATCGAACTGCCGAATGTTATTTTCGGTAAATTATGACTATAATAACCGAGTTCACttcagaaatttataatatttcccaCTTTTAGTATGCGATGATTATTAAATagcgaaaaattaaatatcgataattttataaagtattgtGTATCaacaattatgtatttattgtatatcttttaaacaaatatcgtGCTCATTAAAAGGCTAGAAGAAACATGGATTAACTATCTATGTATAAAAGCACAAACAAGATTTTGAATGTTCCATTTCATTTAAGTTCCATTCCTGACGAATTTATGATAGACACTAGTGGAAATGAATTAAAGGAGTCCAAATGAAGACAAGTCAAGTGTAATACCAAATACTGCTAAGGTCCTAACTCAACGCCATGGTAAATCGGTAAGGTCgagaacgatattaaaatggTAAGAATACCACCGAGTTCACTGGGTAAAGTACTCTGAATACTGTACCATGTTCTCTTCCACTGTACCATTATCCCTCCtcttttccaaaatattactaattttgtacaaaagaaTTCGgacaaattctttttttccaagCAGATGCAAGGCTGGAAAATGATTTCTGCGAAGCGTTTCCCTACTgaggaaatttcaaacgaaaaaatgtttcgacCCGTAAGAGATCGTGGAAAATAAGACAGTTTTAGTAGGAAACGTCGAAATAGAGggaaaacaaagagaaaaagaattaccGCGATAAAGGAAGCTATTCttcaagaaattaaagatagctCAAATGCCGGATTATGATCGCAACGTAGTCGATGTAGCAACATGGAACAAAAGTAACTAATAGTCGAAATtgtggaattatttttgttcatcttaatttttatattataataaatatgtatcataCAATAGTTGGCATTCGATTGTTCTAACATTATAATTAGGATATTTCCTAGATAGAAtgagtaaaaaaatattattgttccTANNNNNNNNNNNNNNNNNNNNNNNNNNNNNNNNNNNNNNNNNNNNNNNNNNNNNNNNNNNNNNNNNNNNNNNNNNNNNNNNNNNNNNNNNNNNNNNNNNNNNNNNNNNNNNNNNNNNNNNNNNNNNNNNNNNNNNNNNNNNNNNNNNNNNNNNNNNNNNNNNNNNNNNNNNNNNNNNNNNNNNNNNNNNNNNNNNNNNNNNNNNNNNNNNNNNNNNNNNNNNNNNNNNNNNNNNNNNNNNNNNNNNNNNNNNNNNNNNNNNNNNNNNNNNNNNNNNNNNNNNNNNNNNNNNNNNNNNNNNNNNNNNNNNNNNNNNNNNNNNNNNNNNNNNNNNNNNNNNNNNNNNNNNNNNNNNNNNNNNNNNNNNNNNNNNNNNNNNNNNNNNNNNNNNNNNNNNNNNNNNNNNNNNNNNNNNNNNNNNNNNNNNNNNNNNNNNNNNNNNNNNNNNNNNNNNNNNNNNNNNNNNNNNNNNNNNNNNNNNNNNNNNNNNNNNNNNNNNNNNAAATACACACAGAACCCACAAGCGAATTACACCAACCATCCACAAGCGGAATACAGCCACAATCCACGCGCGAAATACACACAGAACCCACAAGCGAAATACAGCCACAATCCACAAGCGAAGTACACACACAATCCGCAAGAGAATTACAACAACCATCCACAAGCGAAATACACACAGAACCCACAAGCGAATTACATCAACCATCCACAAGCGGAATACAGCCACAATCCACGCGCGAAATACACACAGAACCCACAAGCGAAATACACCCAGAATCCACAAGAGAAACATACCCACGATTCAGGAGAGTATTACACTATCTAAATATAGTCACTAAATATACTTGGTCAACCAAGCTGCGAGAAATACTAGAACCAAGCAACAGGAACGCTTTGTTAATCATGCTTGGCTTGATCATGGCACAACAATTCAGCGGAAACTTCATCACCATGCAGTATCTGAATGTGTTGTTTAGCAAAATACCGATCAGTATCGGACCAAACGTAGCGACGCTGATGGTCCTGTCTGTCGGCCTTATAACTAGCAGTTTAATCAGCTTAATAGTTGAATGTCTTAAAAGAAGAGAACTTTTGATTCTGTCTGGGTTCGGAACGTGTTTGACATTGTGCATTTTAGGAATTTACCTTCTCTTAGATCAACAAAAATTTGACGTTTCCAACGCCTCTATTTTACCAGTTATCGACctaattatatatcaaataatgtATCAAATTGGCTTAGGTACGTTACCCAATCTTCTCCTATGCGAGTTATTTCCTGCGGAACTAAAACGCATTGTTGGTCCCATCATTGTGATTTTCGATGGTATAATTGGTTTTATGGTGCCGAAACTGTATCAAGGAATTACCAATACTGATGGATTGTCTGCGATTTACATTGTCTTCGCGGCAGTAAGCAGTTCGGTATTTCTGATGCTGTTCATATATATAccagaaacgaaaggaaaaacatATCGCGAGATTGAAGCGCTTCTACTTAAAACATATTTGAGTTCATAGAATGAAGAAGTTAGAACCGATGAAATGCATATTCGTACAATATGACAGGAGAAATTGCACCGTACGTCCGTGGCTCGGTGTTTACTTACtcggaatattttatttcccatttttattagtataacgataaagatctacaattttatcacgATATGCAAGTTTTGTAGTAACGtagttttattcgtttgtacgtgtaattttagaaatatgtcTAACAAAGATGATGGTCATTTACAAACATGTACATCGTATAAACTGACTTGCATTGATCTTAGAGGAACACATGCTTTCAAACTAAACATTTTATCCATTTCATAACacgaaaaatgtaacaatatcAATTAACTGGAGATAATTGAACAACAGTTGgtaaaagtaagaaaagtaatatattatagaatgaCAAGGTGACATAATACTGacaagaacaattttttacatcTCAGCTGTTATCTATgctgttatttttttacaatatataacaCATGTATATCACATATATGTCTatcacatatatgtatatcacacatacatatgttaATATTGTTACAATAAACAGCAAGCATGCTGAAAAAGTCGgtaattatgttaaaaatagtATAATCTAATCAACATAACACATTGTTAATAAGTAGTTATATTAACATTGTGTTTGTCGTTGGTaagcatatgtatatacatatacaattatatatgtGTAAGACATGGTCTTTTCGGcgttatattatcattattactgaaaatatttgaatatgttaGTTCGATTATTATAGTAATTACTGTAGCATAACACAGTCATAAATATCTAGCCTCGTCTAACGGGAATTCTATCGAACTGTTGAATGTTATTTTCCGTAAATTATGGCTATAATAATAGTGTTCACttccaaaatttataatatttccgacttttaatatacgataatttacgcgaaaaattaaatatcgataattttataaagttttgtgttataacaattatatatttattgtatatcttttaaataaatatattcctgATTAAAAACCTACAATCAACACGAAGTTGCTATCTNNNNNNNNNNNNNNNNNNNNNNNNNNNNNNNNNNNNNNNNNNNNNNNNNNNNNNNNNNNNNNNNNNNNNNNNNNNNNNNNNNNNNNNNNNNNNNNNNNNNNNNNNNNNNNNNNNNNNNNNNNNNNNNNNNNNNNNNNNNNNNNNNNNNNNNNNNNNNNNNNNNNNNNNNNNNNNNNNNNNNNNNNNNNNNNNNNNNNNNNNNNNNNNNNNNNNNNNNNNNNNNNNNNNNNNNNNNNNNNNNNNNNNNNNNNNNNNNNNNNNNNNNNNNNNNNNNNNNNNNNNNNNNNNNNNNNNNNNNNNNNNNNNNNNNNNNNNNNNNNNNNNNNNNNNNNNNNNNNNNNNNNNNNNNNNNNNNNNNNNNNNNNNNNNNNNNNNNNNNNNNNNNNNNNNNNNNNNNNNNNNNNNNNNNNNNNNNNNNNNNNNNNNNNNNNNNNNNNNNNNNNNNNNNNNNNNNNNNNNNNNNNNNNNNNNNNNNNNNNNNNNNNNNNNNNNNNNNNNNNTTCGAATCTACAATTGTATCAAAGCTTCTTCAAGATTTGTAGAACTTGCAAGTATTACCAAagctttaaagttttaattcctacgtgtaaatttaaaattttggcaaataatgaaatgtattaaCATATCGTGTCGATAATACCAAAGAACCTTCGAATAtgattcgatatttaa
It encodes the following:
- the LOC122575253 gene encoding sugar transporter ERD6-like 17 — its product is MFCLIMAQQFSGNFITMQYLNVLFSKIKVGIGPNVATLMVLAVGLITSSLISLIVECLKRRELLILSGFGTYLTLFFLGIYLFLDEHEFDVSNASIIPVIDLIIYQIMYQIGLGTLPNVFLCELFPAELKGIVGAIIVIFDGIIGIIMPKLYQDVTDTDGLFAIYIVFAAVSSSALLMLFILVPETKGKTYREIEALLLDTYLSS
- the LOC122574561 gene encoding facilitated trehalose transporter Tret1-2 homolog, whose product is MLGLIMAQQFSGNFITMQYLNVLFSKIPISIGPNVATLMVLSVGLITSSLISLIVECLKRRELLILSGFGTCLTLCILGIYLLLDQQKFDVSNASILPVIDLIIYQIMYQIGLGTLPNLLLCELFPAELKRIVGPIIVIFDGIIGFMVPKLYQGITNTDGLSAIYIVFAAVSSSVFLMLFIYIPETKGKTYREIEALLLKTYLSS